The sequence TCAGCAGCTTGAACTGGGAGCGCTTGTCCTTGAGGCGCTTGGCCAGGATATCGTTGCCTTCGGAATCGCTTTGCAGGTCTTCCAGTTCGGCCTTGTAGGCCTTCGACAGGTCTTCGAAATAATAGGACAGGCTCATTGCAGTACCTTGTTCATGTAGGTTCTCCAGATTTCTTCGGCGGTTTCCAGCGGTCGTTCCAGCAGGCTGCGACGGCGACTCTCATCGTAGGAATGGCGTTTTGCGTCATCGGCAAGCAAGTCGTAGGCTTCCTGCACGGCGCGAAATTGTTCAGGTGCATCGACCGCCGTATTTCTATCCGGATGGAATTCGGATGCTTTTTTGCGGTAAGCGCTTTTGATGGCGCTAGCCGTTGCATCGCTGTCCAGGCCGAGCACGGCGTAGTAGTTTTTCATGGGTGAGGATGTGTGTTGCGTGACAAAAGTCAGGCACTGCCGGAGGCGATCAGTGGCGTCGCGCCGGCGTTGCCATCATGGAGGTGCAAGGATACACCACCGGGGGACGGCAGAGTGGGTCCGCCCGCGCGCGGACCTGTTTTATGGCGGGCCGGGCCAGCCCGCCCGACGATGGCTTGCCGGCTATTTTGGCAGCACCAGACGCAGCACGGCGTTCTCGTTGATGACTGCCAGCGTAGTCGCACCGGCCAGCGCCAGCGCCATCGGTTGCGCCAGACTGCCGGGCAAGGCACCGGTGCGGATACCGACTGATCCCGGCACGCCCGCGACAGTGCTCACTTGTCCCGATGGCGTTATCCTGCGGATCGTATTGTTCCCGGCATCGGCAACATAGACGTTGCCGGCGTTGTCCGCCGCCAGACCTTGCGGGTTGAAGAAACGCGCGGCGTCGCCCGCACCGTCCAGCGCACCCGTCTCCAGCACCCGGCCCGCCAGGGTTGTGACGACGCCGCCCGGCGTGATCTTGCGGATGGTGCCGTAGGCCGGCTGGCTGACAACCACATTACCGGATGGATCGACCGCAATGCCGGGCGGTTTCAGGAAGCGCGCCGCCGCACCGGTGCCATCATCGCTGCCGTACTTGCCGGCGCTACCTGCCAGCGTCGAGACCACGCCGGCCACCGTGATCTTGCGCACCGTGTGATTGCCGGTATCGGCGACGAACAGGTTACGGGCCGCATCAATGGCAATGGCTTCCGGCTCGAAAAAACGCGCAACGTTGCCGGGTCCATCGGCGCTACCCGGCGACGAACCCGCGCCGGCGATGGTGGTGACCACGCCGGCCGGCGTGATTTTGCGAATCGTCGAATTGAACGTATCGGCGACGAACAGGTTACCGAGCGCGTCGGCCACAATGCCGCGCGGATAGTTGAAGCTCGCTGCGGCACCGGTGCCATCGACCCCACCCGGCTTGCCATTGCCGGCCAACTGGCTGACCACACCGGCCGGCGTGATCTTGCGGATCATGTGATGCGGCGTATCGACGACATACCAGTTACCGGAGGCATCGCTGGTCACGCCTTGCAGGCTGCCAAACCGCGCCTTCGCCCCGCTGCCGTTGACGATACCCCGCACCAGCTCTTTGCCTGCCAACGTCTTGAGCGTAGTACCACCCGTGATCACGTGCACGCCGTATTGCCCGGTCACCGAGAGCGCGCCGGATGGATCAACCGCAATGCCTAGCGGCATCGTCACTTGCGGATGGATGGCGGCCAGCGCATTGACCGGCAAGGTGGTCACCACGCCTTGTGGCGTGATCCGGCGTATCCGGCGCGCGTACTGGTCAGCACCGTACAGGATGCCGGCACTATCAATGGCCAGGTTAGAGAGGCCTTCAAAACCGGCTGCTGCACCGGTCCCATCCTTGAGCTCGAAATTGGCCAGCGAGCCGGCCAGCGTCGTCACGATGCCGGCCGGCGTGATCTTGCGTAGCAAGCCGCTGCCGGCATCAGCCACATAAATATTGCGCGCCGCATCCGTCACCAATCCCTGCGGATTACTGAAGCGCGCGGCGCTGCGCACGCCATCGAGGACACCAAAATTGCCCGCGCTGCCGGCCAGCGTGGCCACCATTCCGCCCGGGCTGATCGTGCGTACGGTGTGGTTGTAGGTGTCACTGACCAGCACGGTCCCGGCGACATCGATCGCGATCCCCTGCGGATACGAAAAGCGCGCGGCGTTAGCGCGTCCGTCCGTGCTGCCATCGACCCCGACGCGTCCGGCGATGGTCGTGACGACGCCCTGCGCAGTGACTTTGCGGATGGTCTGGTTATTCGTATCTGCCACGTACAGCGTGCCGGCGCGATCAATCGCAATACTTTGCGGATAGTTGAAGCGCGCCGCCGCGCCAGTGCCATCCGCCGCACCTGGTATCGACATCGCCCCGGCCAGCGTACTGACGCTACCATCCGCACTGACCTTGCGGATCACGTGATTCTGCCAGTCCGCGACGTAGCGGTTACCGGCGCCATCGACGGCAATTCCGACCGGAAAATTAAACCGCGCCTGACTACCGCTGCCGCTTAAATTGCCGGCACCACCGGTTGAACCGGCGACAAAGAATAGTCCGGGCTGCGCAGAGGGTGCCGACGCCGGCATCGTTGCCGCGATGGCGCTTTGCCTCAATACCGGCGTGGTCTCACTGGCGAGAAGTGCGAGCGGATCAAAATCGGCACTGCACGCCAACAGCAACAAGCACAACAGGACAGGCGGGAGCGACCGTGCCACAAGAGGGGCACGACGAACAAGACTAAGGGGGGACATGTTTCCACCAAGGTGAAGTTGACAGCAATCGGCTGCAGGCGGCAAAAATACACCGCCCGGCAGGCGGCGTTCATGGCATCTGCCTGCGCATTGATCTTGCTCATTGTGGTGAACATCATGGTCACCGGCGCCGTGTTGAGTGCCGGTTATTTCGGCAGAACCAGCCGTAGTACCGCGTTCTCGTCAATGACTGCCAGCGTGGCCGGTCCGGTCACCGCGAGTGCTGACGGGAACGCGAAGCTGGCGGGTAAAACCCCGGTCCGTATGCCGATCGATCCCGGCAAACCGGCAACCGTGGTGACGCGCCGCCACGGATCAATCTTGCGGATCGTAGTGGCAGCGGTATCCGACACATAGACATTGCCGGCGGCATCTGCGGTCAGCGCCAGCAGGTAACCGAAGCGCGCATCTTCACCCACCGCATCGACATTGCCGAACGCCAGCGCCTGGCCGGCCCAGGTCGTCACGACGCCCGCCGGCGTGATCCTGCGCACCGCCCGATAGGAAATCACATAGACATTGCCGGCCTGATCGACCGACATCGAGCGTGGCGAAGCCAGGCGTGCCGCGGCACCGGTCCCGTCCTCGCTGCCGTATCTGCCCGGGCTGCCTGCGAGTGTCGACACCACGCCGCTGGTCGATATCTTGCGGATCGTATGGTTGCCGGTATCGCCGACATACAAGTTACGCTGCGCATCGATGGCAATGCCTTCCGGACTCGAGAAGCGCGCGAGATTGCCGGGACCATCGGTACTGCCGGTCGATGACGGCGCGCCGGCAATCGTGGTGACCACGCCGGCGGGCGTAATTTTGCGGATCGTCGAATTGGTGGTGTCGGCAACAAACACGTTACCCAGCGGATCGGCAACAATCCCCTTGGGCGCCTTGAAACTGGCCTCTGTACCAGTGCCATCGACGTTGCCCCACTTGCCACTGCCGGCCAGTTGACTGACCACGCCGGCCGGTGTGATTTTGCGGATCATGGAATTGCCGGCATCGGCGACATACCAGTTACCGGTGGCGTCGCTCGTCACGGCCCACGGCAGGTTAAAGCGCGCCTGTGCACCGGCCCCATTCACCAGCGCCAGTTCCGGTGGCAATCCGGCCAGTCGCTTGAAGGTGGTGCCGTTCGTGACGACATACACACTGTATTGCCCGGTCACAGACAGCGTGCCGGACGGATCGACGGCAATCCCGAGCGGCATGATTTCCCGCGGCTGCCCCGGTGGTCGCGCATCGAATGGCAGCGTCGTCACCACGCCTTGTCGCGTAATCCGATGGATCTTGCCGGCAGACTGGTCGGCCCCGTACAAGATGCCGTTGGCATCAATGGCCAGACCGGCCAGGTCGACATAGCCCTTCACCGTCCCCGTGATGTCCTTGAAGTTCACACCGTTGACCCCGCTGGCGAGGGTTGTCACGATGCCGGCCGGCGTGATCTTGCGCAGCAAACCGTTGCCGCGATCGACCACATAGACATTGCGGGCGGCATCCGTGACCAGCGCCTCCGGATAGGAGAAACGCGCCGCGCTGCGTATGCCATCGAGGGCACCGACATTGTTGGCGCTGCCGGCCAGTGTCGTTACATTCCCGTCCGGACTGATCTTGCGTATCGTCTGATTGGCGCTATCGCTGACGAGCACGTTACCGGCAACATCGACCGCGACACCCTTCGGGTCAAAAAACCGCGCCGCACTGCCCCGGCCATCCGCACTACCGGGGTCACCGGCGCGGCCGGCCAAGGTCGTGACGACGCCTTGCGGGCTTACCTTGCGGATCGTATGGTTGACCGAGTCGGCCACGTACAGCATGCCGGCGCGATCAATCGCGATACTTACCGGCGAGTAGAAACGGGCTGCGGCACCGCGGCCATCGGCAGCACCCGGTGTCGACGCGCTTGCTCCGGCCAGCGTACTGACACTGCCATCCGGCCGCACCTTGCGGATCTGGTTATTGTTCTGATCGGCGATATACCGATTCCCGGCAGTATCGACCGCCATGCTGCCCGGATAAGCGAAGCGCGCCAGACTGCCGACGCCATTGAGATTGCCGGCTCCACCCGGTGATCCTGCCACCAGTGACAGCCCGGGCTGCGTGGCACTCGCGGACGTCGCGGCTGCAACGGCAACGGCTGGTGCCGCTGATGCCGGCACGGTAGCAACGAACGGCGAAATCCGCATCGCTACCGGCGGCAACCCGGCACCGGCAAGTGCGAACGGATCAAGGCCGGCATCGCAGCCCCACAGGGTCAGACACAACAGGACAGACGCCATCGTGCGCGCCACATCCGGCGCACGTTTGCCAACAGTTAATAGGGACATGGTTCCGCCAGGGTGAGGTGAACAGCACGCGGCTGCAACCACAAAAAGGTACACCGCCCGATGGGCAGCGTTCACGCTACCTGCCTGGACGTTGATGTGGCTCATCCCATGAAACAAGCCGGTGGGCGGCGCGAGCGATAACGATGGTACTTAAGCAATAATTACTTACATTCAATCACCAATTGAAGATGATCAACTTATTCGGAACACACCTCCCCGATATCGCGGAGCGGACGTTCCGGTCGCAGGCGGCAGATCGACATCCGCAGCATTACTGCAAGCGAAACTGCCCGATGCCACCTTCCCCGAAACACGTTAATGCCCTGCGGCCGGACCGGCACATCTTGCGCGTGCATCTGACCTGCATCCAACATTAAAACAGCCTGCCCACCATCAAGGAGACCCCCATGAACTTTACCGATCCCACCGTGATCATGTTCAGCATCTACCTGTTCGCCATGCTCTTCATCGGCGTGCTGGGCTACCGCCGGACCAATAATCTGGACGACTACATCCTCGGCGGACGCAGTCTGGGCAGTTTTGTCACGGCGCTGTCGGCCGGTGCCTCGGATATGAGCGGCTGGCTGCTGATGGGTTTGCCCGGAGCGATTTATCTGTCGGGGGTCAGCGAAGCCTGGATTGGCGTGGGCCTGGCCATGGGGGCCTATCTCAACTGGCGTTTTGTCGCCGCCCGGCTGCGCCTGTACACCGAGCGGGCCAACAATGCACTGACGCTGCCGGACTACTTTTCGAATCGCTTT comes from Actimicrobium sp. CCC2.4 and encodes:
- a CDS encoding DnaJ domain-containing protein, with the translated sequence MKNYYAVLGLDSDATASAIKSAYRKKASEFHPDRNTAVDAPEQFRAVQEAYDLLADDAKRHSYDESRRRSLLERPLETAEEIWRTYMNKVLQ
- a CDS encoding NHL repeat-containing protein; the protein is MARSLPPVLLCLLLLACSADFDPLALLASETTPVLRQSAIAATMPASAPSAQPGLFFVAGSTGGAGNLSGSGSQARFNFPVGIAVDGAGNRYVADWQNHVIRKVSADGSVSTLAGAMSIPGAADGTGAAARFNYPQSIAIDRAGTLYVADTNNQTIRKVTAQGVVTTIAGRVGVDGSTDGRANAARFSYPQGIAIDVAGTVLVSDTYNHTVRTISPGGMVATLAGSAGNFGVLDGVRSAARFSNPQGLVTDAARNIYVADAGSGLLRKITPAGIVTTLAGSLANFELKDGTGAAAGFEGLSNLAIDSAGILYGADQYARRIRRITPQGVVTTLPVNALAAIHPQVTMPLGIAVDPSGALSVTGQYGVHVITGGTTLKTLAGKELVRGIVNGSGAKARFGSLQGVTSDASGNWYVVDTPHHMIRKITPAGVVSQLAGNGKPGGVDGTGAAASFNYPRGIVADALGNLFVADTFNSTIRKITPAGVVTTIAGAGSSPGSADGPGNVARFFEPEAIAIDAARNLFVADTGNHTVRKITVAGVVSTLAGSAGKYGSDDGTGAAARFLKPPGIAVDPSGNVVVSQPAYGTIRKITPGGVVTTLAGRVLETGALDGAGDAARFFNPQGLAADNAGNVYVADAGNNTIRRITPSGQVSTVAGVPGSVGIRTGALPGSLAQPMALALAGATTLAVINENAVLRLVLPK
- a CDS encoding NHL repeat-containing protein, translated to MSLLTVGKRAPDVARTMASVLLCLTLWGCDAGLDPFALAGAGLPPVAMRISPFVATVPASAAPAVAVAAATSASATQPGLSLVAGSPGGAGNLNGVGSLARFAYPGSMAVDTAGNRYIADQNNNQIRKVRPDGSVSTLAGASASTPGAADGRGAAARFYSPVSIAIDRAGMLYVADSVNHTIRKVSPQGVVTTLAGRAGDPGSADGRGSAARFFDPKGVAVDVAGNVLVSDSANQTIRKISPDGNVTTLAGSANNVGALDGIRSAARFSYPEALVTDAARNVYVVDRGNGLLRKITPAGIVTTLASGVNGVNFKDITGTVKGYVDLAGLAIDANGILYGADQSAGKIHRITRQGVVTTLPFDARPPGQPREIMPLGIAVDPSGTLSVTGQYSVYVVTNGTTFKRLAGLPPELALVNGAGAQARFNLPWAVTSDATGNWYVADAGNSMIRKITPAGVVSQLAGSGKWGNVDGTGTEASFKAPKGIVADPLGNVFVADTTNSTIRKITPAGVVTTIAGAPSSTGSTDGPGNLARFSSPEGIAIDAQRNLYVGDTGNHTIRKISTSGVVSTLAGSPGRYGSEDGTGAAARLASPRSMSVDQAGNVYVISYRAVRRITPAGVVTTWAGQALAFGNVDAVGEDARFGYLLALTADAAGNVYVSDTAATTIRKIDPWRRVTTVAGLPGSIGIRTGVLPASFAFPSALAVTGPATLAVIDENAVLRLVLPK